A genomic window from Streptomyces spororaveus includes:
- a CDS encoding DUF6000 family protein codes for MRYANTDPELMDLVRRFVTPGRRYLRLGGSLLRLSGPERELFVRELVQAAGEITPAELGILFEGGWRERRTASWLVAVAGRTEFRSRIGELLLASGGPYGGSYCITLATFGTSADADLVCSYLDRYLPQPDLVWDQTFALSTLLHLDAVLGTERASRYLAAGGLWQQWTDATSNMVRDPQEYRQVVDRLCSFASECAELFARMETRR; via the coding sequence ATGCGCTATGCCAACACCGACCCCGAGCTGATGGACCTGGTCCGACGATTCGTCACGCCCGGCCGGCGGTACCTGCGGCTGGGTGGAAGCTTGTTGCGGTTGAGCGGGCCTGAGCGCGAGTTGTTCGTGAGGGAGCTGGTCCAGGCTGCTGGGGAGATCACTCCCGCTGAACTCGGCATCCTTTTCGAGGGCGGGTGGCGAGAGCGCAGGACTGCCTCCTGGCTGGTTGCCGTGGCTGGCAGGACCGAGTTCCGCAGCCGCATCGGCGAACTCCTGCTGGCCAGCGGAGGCCCCTACGGCGGGTCATACTGCATCACTCTTGCCACTTTCGGCACCAGCGCGGACGCCGATCTGGTCTGCAGTTACCTTGATCGCTACTTGCCTCAACCCGACCTCGTCTGGGACCAGACCTTTGCTCTCAGCACACTGCTTCACCTCGATGCCGTCCTCGGGACCGAGCGAGCATCCCGATACCTTGCCGCCGGTGGCCTGTGGCAGCAGTGGACCGATGCCACGTCGAACATGGTGCGGGATCCGCAGGAGTACCGGCAGGTCGTGGACCGGCTCTGTTCCTTCGCCAGCGAGTGCGCTGAACTCTTCGCCAGAATGGAAACCAGGCGCTGA
- a CDS encoding site-specific integrase: protein MRVRAFYLDLAHWATEEPARWGPWVVRCPISDDEIRKAKERKHRKARMDQRTRERLPVLPVLVSTANRRRLAAFELLRTAQATEPGTVIPGTEGSLRRAVTSKAAGHLTWAEETATGRRRNLSFEEEEAFWAFAAVEVLRLTGIRNEELLELTHHSVTQYRLPTTGEIVPLLQIAPSKTDTERLLLVSPELADVLSAIVRRLRGPAGAIPLAPFYDVREKVWNPPMPLLFQRQIGTEQRAFTPTFLRTLLIGAIAATGLIDSAGAPLTISPHDFRRIFVTDAIMNGLPPHIAQVICGHKNIDTRMGYKAVYPAETIEAHRAFIARRRSTRPSEEYRTPTEEEWDAFLAHFEKRKVSIGTCGRAFSTPCVHEHACVRCALLRPDPDQRSRIEEIRDNLIARTAEAEREGWLGEVEGLKVSLAGAEEKLAQVDALVKRQSIAVELGMPGVRQPAGTTEATRATP from the coding sequence GTGGGTCGTACGCTGCCCGATCAGCGATGACGAGATCCGCAAGGCCAAGGAGCGCAAGCACCGCAAGGCACGGATGGATCAGCGCACCCGCGAGCGCCTTCCCGTGCTCCCCGTGCTGGTCAGCACCGCCAACCGCCGCAGGCTCGCGGCCTTCGAGTTGCTCCGGACTGCGCAGGCCACCGAGCCAGGGACGGTGATCCCCGGCACCGAGGGATCGCTTCGCCGAGCCGTCACGTCCAAGGCCGCGGGACACCTCACCTGGGCCGAGGAGACTGCCACCGGCCGACGCCGGAACCTCTCCTTCGAGGAGGAGGAAGCGTTCTGGGCGTTCGCCGCCGTCGAGGTCCTCCGCCTGACGGGCATCCGCAACGAAGAGCTCTTGGAGTTGACCCACCACAGCGTCACCCAGTACCGGCTCCCGACCACCGGCGAGATCGTTCCGTTGCTCCAGATCGCCCCGTCCAAGACCGACACCGAGCGCCTCCTGCTGGTCAGCCCGGAATTGGCGGACGTCCTGTCAGCCATCGTCCGCCGACTACGCGGTCCAGCTGGAGCGATCCCGCTGGCGCCGTTCTACGACGTCCGTGAGAAGGTCTGGAACCCGCCGATGCCGCTGCTGTTCCAGCGGCAGATCGGAACCGAGCAACGGGCCTTCACTCCCACGTTCCTGCGCACGCTGCTGATTGGCGCGATCGCGGCCACCGGGCTCATCGACTCCGCTGGCGCACCGCTCACGATCTCCCCGCACGACTTCAGGAGGATCTTCGTCACTGACGCCATCATGAACGGCCTCCCACCACACATCGCCCAAGTGATCTGCGGGCACAAGAACATCGATACAAGGATGGGCTACAAGGCCGTCTACCCGGCCGAGACGATCGAGGCGCACAGGGCGTTCATCGCCCGCCGCCGGTCCACCCGGCCCAGCGAGGAATACCGAACTCCCACCGAGGAGGAGTGGGATGCCTTCCTCGCGCACTTCGAGAAGCGCAAGGTGTCCATCGGCACCTGCGGCCGTGCATTTTCCACCCCGTGTGTTCATGAGCACGCTTGTGTCAGATGTGCACTCCTCAGGCCGGACCCGGACCAACGCTCCCGCATCGAGGAGATCCGCGACAATCTCATCGCCCGCACCGCCGAAGCCGAACGCGAAGGCTGGCTCGGCGAGGTCGAAGGACTCAAGGTCAGCCTTGCCGGCGCCGAGGAAAAGCTCGCCCAGGTCGACGCACTCGTCAAGAGACAGTCGATCGCTGTCGAACTCGGTATGCCGGGCGTCCGCCAGCCGGCAGGCACCACAGAGGCCACAAGAGCAACGCCGTGA
- a CDS encoding tyrosine-type recombinase/integrase: MKNATNDSWGCSKPGGRSVWASPSSTTARRYRRSNSKKDQGLVKVEAEPPVRVHDAETSELINITLAEDSAFWEWAAVEVLRHSGIRIEELSELTHLSIRQYERPNGEIIALLVIAPSKNDRERVIPMSADLFHVVAQIIRRHTRDGRTIPLVSRYDGHEKSWSDRMPFLFQRQVGTIRSVLATGTMLNMLRRTCQEIGETNKAFAGLTFTPHDFRRLFATEIVNGGLPIHIGAALLGHLNLQTTQGYVAVFNEDVVAHYQHFLNNRRSLRPAIEYGEVTKQEWAEFEEHFEKRKVELGNCARPYGTPCQHEHACFSELAIATRGSV; encoded by the coding sequence TTGAAGAACGCCACGAACGACTCCTGGGGCTGCTCGAAGCCGGGCGGCAGGTCAGTCTGGGCGAGCCCTTCGAGTACGACGGCCCGTCGTTACCGCCGCAGCAACTCGAAGAAGGACCAGGGGCTGGTCAAGGTCGAGGCCGAACCCCCCGTCCGCGTCCATGACGCAGAAACCAGTGAGCTGATCAACATCACCCTCGCTGAGGACTCGGCGTTCTGGGAGTGGGCCGCGGTTGAGGTCCTGCGGCACAGCGGCATCCGAATCGAAGAGCTGTCAGAACTCACCCACCTCAGCATTCGCCAATACGAGCGACCCAATGGCGAGATCATCGCCTTGCTAGTGATCGCCCCGTCGAAGAACGACCGCGAACGAGTCATCCCCATGTCAGCCGACCTCTTCCACGTCGTGGCCCAGATCATCCGCCGCCACACCCGCGACGGCCGGACGATCCCGCTGGTCAGCCGCTATGACGGGCACGAGAAGAGCTGGTCAGACCGCATGCCCTTCCTCTTCCAGCGACAGGTCGGCACCATCCGCAGCGTCCTGGCGACCGGCACCATGCTCAACATGCTCCGCCGGACCTGCCAAGAGATCGGCGAGACGAACAAAGCCTTCGCCGGACTGACCTTCACCCCGCACGACTTCCGACGGCTCTTCGCCACCGAGATCGTCAACGGCGGACTGCCCATCCACATCGGTGCTGCGTTGCTCGGCCATCTCAATCTCCAGACCACTCAGGGATACGTCGCGGTCTTCAACGAGGACGTCGTCGCTCACTACCAGCACTTCCTGAACAACCGCCGGTCCCTGCGGCCGGCCATCGAATACGGCGAGGTCACCAAGCAGGAGTGGGCTGAGTTCGAGGAGCACTTCGAGAAACGCAAGGTCGAGCTGGGTAACTGCGCTCGCCCTTACGGCACCCCATGCCAACACGAGCACGCCTGCTTCTCTGAACTAGCGATCGCTACTCGAGGCTCTGTGTAA